A genome region from Littorina saxatilis isolate snail1 unplaced genomic scaffold, US_GU_Lsax_2.0 scaffold_837, whole genome shotgun sequence includes the following:
- the LOC138957834 gene encoding TRAF3-interacting protein 1-like: MQHRQTGRQEESRSQNRTQHSTDRKTRRKSEPEQNATQYRQEDKKKVGARTECNTVQTGRQEESRSQNRTQHSTDRATRRKSEPEQNATQQGDKKKVGARTERNTDRATRRKSEPEQNATQTRRQEESRSQNRMQHRQEDKKK; encoded by the exons atgcaacacagacagacaggaagacaagaagaaagtcgGAGCCAGAACAGAACGCAACACAGTACAGACAGgaagacaagaagaaagtcgGAGCCAGAACAGAACGCAACACAGTACAGACAGgaagacaagaagaaagtcggagccagaacagaatgcaacacagtacagacaggaagacaagaagaaagtcgGAGCCAGAACAGAACGCAACACAGTACAGACAGGGCGACAAGAAGAAAGTCGGAGCCagaacagaatgcaacaca aCAGGGCGACAAGAAGAAAGTCGGAGCCAGAACAGAACGCAACACAGACAGGGCGACAAGAAGAAAGTCGGAGCCagaacagaatgcaacacagaCAAGGAGACAAGAAGAAAGTCGGAGCCagaacagaatgcaacacagacaggaagacaagaagaaa